A region of Roseobacter litoralis Och 149 DNA encodes the following proteins:
- a CDS encoding ABC transporter substrate-binding protein, with translation MQKTNKPTKISRRSALKQLGTSTALAGASGVLGAPMIWAQGIKDVTLLHLGPAYSAFPDMVAKASADLGFKVEMQNAWTDGIMARVVNQPDTLDIADLEFWATQRVWRRGNMQPIDVSRIENWEKIIPIFRDGTNFDGSPMSTQGTLPFEVQYVNGEGGFASGATDQASIIPTIYNADTLGIRPDLIGRELNSWAELLNPEFSGKTALINVPQIGIMDAAMAIEARGDITYGDKGNMTPEEIDKTIAILIDLKKAGHFRAFWSSFDESVNFMAGGEVVIQSMWSPAVTAVRSRGIDCEYRGLSEGYRGWGNGLGMMSHLDGLKRDAAYEYMNWMLSGEYGAFVARQGYYGTVPETTKAALSAEEWDYWYEGKPAAVEIKDPFGGVMEQPGRARDGGSFEQRVGGITAWNTLMDEGQYLVERWNEFVAS, from the coding sequence ATGCAAAAAACAAATAAACCAACGAAGATTTCACGCCGATCTGCCCTGAAACAGCTCGGGACCAGCACGGCGCTGGCTGGAGCTTCCGGTGTTCTGGGCGCGCCGATGATCTGGGCGCAGGGCATCAAGGATGTTACGTTGTTGCACCTCGGACCTGCCTATTCCGCATTCCCGGATATGGTCGCAAAGGCTTCTGCGGATTTGGGCTTCAAGGTAGAGATGCAAAACGCCTGGACCGATGGGATTATGGCGCGCGTTGTTAACCAGCCTGATACGCTGGACATTGCCGATCTGGAATTCTGGGCCACTCAGCGGGTTTGGCGGCGCGGCAACATGCAGCCGATTGACGTCAGCCGCATTGAGAACTGGGAAAAAATCATACCCATTTTTCGCGATGGCACCAATTTCGATGGCTCGCCCATGTCGACACAGGGCACCCTGCCCTTTGAGGTCCAGTATGTGAATGGCGAGGGCGGTTTCGCCAGTGGCGCAACGGATCAGGCGTCGATCATTCCAACGATCTACAATGCGGATACGCTGGGCATCCGGCCCGACCTGATCGGCCGCGAACTCAACAGCTGGGCGGAACTGCTGAACCCTGAGTTTTCAGGCAAAACCGCGCTGATCAACGTGCCGCAAATTGGCATCATGGATGCGGCCATGGCCATCGAAGCGCGCGGCGACATCACATACGGCGACAAAGGCAACATGACGCCGGAAGAAATCGACAAGACCATCGCCATCCTGATTGACCTCAAGAAAGCCGGCCATTTCCGCGCATTCTGGTCCTCCTTTGATGAATCGGTGAACTTCATGGCCGGGGGCGAGGTCGTCATTCAATCCATGTGGTCGCCCGCCGTTACCGCTGTGCGCTCGCGCGGTATCGACTGCGAATATCGCGGGCTCAGCGAAGGCTATCGCGGCTGGGGCAATGGGTTGGGCATGATGAGCCACCTCGACGGTCTGAAACGCGACGCCGCCTATGAATATATGAACTGGATGCTCTCGGGCGAATATGGCGCATTTGTTGCACGGCAAGGCTATTACGGCACGGTGCCTGAAACCACAAAGGCGGCGCTGAGCGCTGAAGAGTGGGATTATTGGTACGAAGGAAAACCCGCCGCCGTTGAGATCAAGGACCCCTTTGGTGGCGTTATGGAACAGCCCGGACGCGCGCGTGACGGCGGCTCTTTCGAGCAGCGTGTCGGCGGCATCACAGCCTGGAACACGCTGATGGATGAAGGCCAGTATCTGGTCGAGCGCTGGAACGAATTCGTCGCTTCCTGA
- a CDS encoding isochorismatase family protein: MEDVDVKELDRMLQQAFDEATKLYKERGFARRVGFGKKPALVSVDLANAWTRPGNPFTCDQEKMDNEIIPGMQKLLKAFRANGHPVIHVTTAYEITDRNAPFTDMGLWHDKIPVDVVDLANEDLWAIDSRIAPIEGEYTLLKKRASSFHGTELAGILRANGVDTILVTGVTACACVRQTICDGIADGFRTIAVKEAIGDRVPGAVAWNLFDIDSKFGDVETVDTCVEYLNTVGK; this comes from the coding sequence ATGGAAGACGTAGATGTCAAAGAACTGGATCGCATGCTGCAGCAGGCGTTCGACGAGGCAACAAAGCTGTATAAAGAGCGTGGATTCGCCCGGCGCGTGGGCTTTGGCAAAAAACCCGCATTGGTCAGTGTCGATCTGGCGAATGCCTGGACGCGGCCGGGCAACCCTTTCACCTGCGATCAGGAAAAGATGGATAACGAGATCATTCCCGGCATGCAGAAGCTGCTCAAGGCTTTCCGCGCCAATGGTCATCCCGTGATCCATGTCACCACGGCCTATGAGATCACTGACCGCAATGCTCCTTTCACGGACATGGGCCTGTGGCATGATAAAATTCCGGTGGATGTCGTTGATCTGGCGAATGAGGATCTCTGGGCCATCGACAGCCGCATCGCGCCAATTGAGGGCGAGTATACCCTTTTGAAAAAACGCGCGAGCTCTTTCCACGGCACCGAACTGGCCGGCATCCTGCGCGCAAATGGTGTGGACACGATCCTCGTGACCGGCGTGACGGCCTGTGCCTGCGTGCGCCAAACCATCTGTGACGGCATCGCAGACGGGTTCCGCACCATCGCGGTGAAAGAGGCGATCGGGGATCGAGTGCCCGGTGCTGTTGCATGGAACCTCTTCGATATCGACTCCAAATTCGGCGATGTCGAAACCGTGGATACCTGCGTCGAATACCTCAATACCGTCGGCAAGTAA
- a CDS encoding ABC transporter permease has protein sequence MAQNNKSRRGLAFYLLTAFFVTFILFLYGPMIAIFVLSFQGETGGMTFPMRGASTHWFNDLFTSTRYGDLAGSFKRSMTLGAVAMLITVVVSFFAGLAFRRRFFGSGPVFYLAIISLVMPGILVSLGIGQMFQTIGIRPHWMISGLGAHLSWTLPFGLLIMFAVLNRFDSSWEEAARDAGATSVGVLRYVTLPILYPGLIAVALFGLTLSYDEFPRSLLAVGTKNTLPIHIATLTSNVTTPALYAIGTLTTALSLCLIVAAFAGIGFSQRKRGK, from the coding sequence ATGGCACAGAACAACAAATCCCGGCGCGGTCTGGCTTTTTACCTGCTGACGGCTTTCTTCGTTACCTTCATCCTGTTTCTCTACGGGCCCATGATCGCGATCTTTGTCTTGTCCTTTCAGGGGGAAACGGGCGGTATGACCTTTCCGATGCGCGGGGCTTCGACCCATTGGTTCAACGATCTGTTTACCTCAACCCGATACGGCGATCTTGCAGGATCGTTCAAACGCTCAATGACTTTGGGCGCAGTTGCGATGTTGATCACGGTGGTTGTATCCTTCTTTGCCGGACTGGCGTTCAGACGCCGTTTCTTCGGCTCCGGTCCGGTGTTTTACCTCGCCATTATCTCGCTGGTCATGCCCGGCATTCTGGTGAGCCTCGGCATCGGTCAGATGTTTCAAACCATCGGTATTCGCCCGCACTGGATGATCTCGGGTCTTGGCGCGCACCTGAGCTGGACCCTGCCCTTTGGCTTATTGATCATGTTTGCGGTGCTCAACCGGTTTGACAGCTCATGGGAAGAGGCCGCACGCGATGCAGGCGCCACATCCGTCGGCGTCCTGCGCTACGTGACCCTTCCCATCCTGTACCCCGGACTCATCGCTGTCGCGCTCTTTGGGCTGACGCTGTCTTATGACGAATTCCCACGCTCGCTTTTGGCCGTGGGAACAAAGAACACGCTGCCGATCCATATTGCAACGCTGACCTCCAACGTCACGACGCCCGCCCTTTATGCGATTGGCACGCTGACAACAGCCCTCAGCCTGTGCCTCATCGTGGCGGCATTTGCTGGTATCGGTTTTTCCCAACGCAAACGCGGCAAATGA
- a CDS encoding phytanoyl-CoA dioxygenase family protein, with amino-acid sequence MTHPLLTQDHIDAYARDGVVLVKGLFKDQVDQLRAGVARNMADPGPYAAENLKEGEGGRFFDDYCNWTRIPEFAEAIKASPAAAVAAELMGSKSVQMFHDHVLVKEPGTSKPTPWHQDSPYYFVEGQQTVSFWSPLDPVRDASLRCVAGSHLWEKPVLPTRWLAETSFYPNDDDYMQVPDPDAEGMDIREYEMEPGDAVAFNYKTLHGARGNESGTRRRAFSLRLLGDDARFVERPGPTSPPFPGHDMKEGQRLREDWFPMLLKTAD; translated from the coding sequence ATGACACATCCCCTCCTCACTCAAGACCACATCGACGCCTATGCCCGCGACGGTGTTGTCCTTGTCAAAGGCTTGTTCAAGGATCAGGTGGACCAGCTTCGCGCGGGCGTGGCGCGCAATATGGCGGACCCTGGACCCTACGCGGCCGAAAACCTCAAGGAAGGAGAAGGCGGTCGTTTCTTTGACGATTATTGCAACTGGACCCGCATTCCCGAATTTGCCGAAGCCATAAAGGCATCACCAGCTGCTGCGGTTGCCGCTGAGCTGATGGGATCAAAGAGCGTTCAGATGTTTCACGACCATGTGCTGGTCAAGGAACCGGGTACATCCAAACCCACGCCGTGGCATCAGGACAGCCCCTATTATTTTGTGGAAGGGCAGCAAACTGTCAGCTTCTGGTCGCCGCTTGATCCTGTGCGCGATGCATCCCTGCGCTGTGTGGCAGGCTCGCATCTGTGGGAAAAACCTGTGTTGCCCACGCGTTGGCTGGCAGAGACCAGCTTTTATCCCAATGATGATGACTACATGCAGGTGCCAGACCCGGACGCCGAAGGGATGGACATCCGCGAATATGAGATGGAACCGGGCGACGCCGTGGCGTTCAACTACAAGACGTTGCATGGCGCGCGCGGCAATGAAAGCGGCACCCGCCGCCGGGCGTTTTCCTTGCGCTTGCTGGGCGATGACGCACGTTTTGTCGAGCGTCCGGGGCCAACATCGCCCCCGTTTCCCGGTCATGACATGAAAGAGGGGCAGCGCCTGCGCGAAGACTGGTTCCCGATGCTGCTGAAAACGGCCGACTAA
- a CDS encoding alanine racemase translates to MTDPRFSYLQTPCLLVDEARMQRNIHRLSDHAVTLGVSLRPHLKTTKSVEAARYVLADGNGPATVSTLAEAEVFAAAGIRDILYGVGICASKLDRIIALHRAGCRVTVLLDCAAQAEAVASASRAAGIVIPALIEIDSDGHRSGLSPNDPALVEVGRILVNGGAELTGVLCHAGGSYGSVGRDAHVKCAEQERLAVVQAADALRAAGLPCPVVSVGSTPTAHAAKDLTGVTELRAGVYVFFDLVMAGIGACSVDDIALSVLTTVIGHQKEREWTICDAGWMAMSRDRGTAAQRVDQGYGIVCDSAGVPIPGLIMVQANQEHGVIARHPDFKGAIPTLPVDTQLRILPNHACATAAQHSGYHVVPKEAGAPLMKWSRFGGW, encoded by the coding sequence ATGACTGATCCTCGTTTTTCCTACCTGCAGACACCCTGCTTGCTCGTCGATGAGGCGCGCATGCAGCGAAATATTCACCGTTTGTCCGATCATGCCGTGACATTGGGCGTATCACTGCGACCGCATCTGAAAACGACGAAAAGTGTCGAGGCGGCACGCTATGTTCTGGCCGATGGAAACGGGCCTGCCACAGTGTCGACCCTCGCCGAGGCCGAAGTTTTTGCCGCCGCCGGGATCAGGGATATTCTCTATGGCGTTGGTATCTGTGCGTCCAAGCTTGACCGCATTATCGCGCTGCACCGCGCAGGCTGCCGTGTGACGGTGCTGTTGGATTGTGCCGCACAGGCCGAGGCTGTTGCATCTGCCTCACGCGCGGCGGGCATCGTGATTCCGGCACTTATCGAGATTGACAGCGATGGGCATCGCAGTGGCTTGTCACCCAATGATCCGGCACTCGTTGAGGTCGGGCGCATTCTGGTAAATGGCGGCGCAGAACTCACCGGTGTTTTGTGCCACGCAGGAGGCAGCTATGGTTCCGTCGGTCGAGACGCCCATGTAAAATGCGCCGAGCAAGAGCGTCTCGCGGTCGTTCAGGCCGCAGATGCGCTGCGCGCCGCAGGATTGCCCTGCCCGGTCGTGAGTGTCGGTTCAACGCCCACGGCGCATGCGGCAAAAGACCTGACCGGAGTGACCGAGCTGCGCGCAGGCGTTTACGTGTTCTTTGATCTGGTCATGGCCGGTATTGGCGCATGCAGCGTGGATGACATCGCGCTCAGCGTTCTGACCACCGTCATCGGTCACCAAAAAGAGCGGGAATGGACGATCTGCGATGCAGGCTGGATGGCAATGTCGCGCGACCGGGGCACGGCAGCGCAGCGCGTCGATCAGGGCTATGGGATTGTATGCGACAGTGCAGGCGTGCCGATCCCCGGATTGATCATGGTGCAAGCCAATCAGGAACATGGCGTCATCGCGCGCCATCCGGATTTCAAGGGCGCGATACCGACCTTGCCGGTCGACACGCAACTGCGCATCCTGCCTAACCATGCCTGCGCGACGGCGGCACAGCACAGCGGGTATCACGTTGTGCCCAAAGAGGCGGGCGCCCCCTTGATGAAGTGGTCGCGGTTTGGCGGCTGGTAG
- a CDS encoding LysR family transcriptional regulator — translation MAALPNYRNIEAFNVVAVELSFRRAAERLAMDQSALSRRIRQLEDLLGYQLIRRTTREVSLTAAGEVFHERTRLMSSEIETAVRAAGIAAEGKSGSLRIGYMSFAAMEVMPSVVREFTHRYPDIDLELQYIRTQGQRIELSRNRIDAGFMLGPFSHPQFENRVLVSEPPVAILSTDHRLSTRPSVTLAEIAQYPMVLGSRAEWDFFRLFLEDLFSREGHKIQISYEASNALGILGLVSSGLGVSVYSQGIARFQPRTIMTKPISDCDAKISTLLAWNRAYKTPALMNFIAVAEELYPNAS, via the coding sequence ATGGCGGCACTGCCGAATTACAGGAATATTGAGGCGTTCAATGTTGTCGCGGTTGAGCTGAGTTTTCGCCGGGCTGCGGAACGTCTGGCGATGGATCAGAGCGCGCTGAGCCGAAGGATCCGCCAACTTGAAGATCTGCTGGGGTATCAATTGATCCGCCGCACAACGCGCGAAGTGTCCCTGACGGCCGCCGGCGAAGTTTTCCACGAGCGAACGCGGCTGATGAGCAGCGAGATTGAGACCGCTGTGCGCGCCGCAGGCATCGCAGCCGAAGGCAAGAGCGGCTCTCTGAGGATCGGGTATATGTCGTTCGCCGCAATGGAAGTGATGCCAAGCGTTGTGCGCGAATTCACCCACCGCTACCCCGATATAGACCTTGAACTGCAGTATATCCGTACGCAAGGTCAACGCATCGAACTGTCGCGCAACAGAATTGATGCGGGGTTTATGCTGGGTCCTTTCTCTCATCCGCAGTTCGAAAACAGAGTGCTGGTAAGCGAACCACCCGTCGCGATCTTATCGACGGACCACCGGCTGTCGACCCGGCCATCCGTGACCTTGGCCGAGATTGCACAATACCCGATGGTGTTGGGAAGCAGGGCGGAATGGGACTTCTTTCGGTTGTTTCTCGAAGATCTCTTTTCACGCGAAGGACATAAGATTCAAATCAGCTATGAGGCGTCAAATGCGCTTGGAATTCTGGGGCTTGTATCATCCGGCTTGGGTGTTTCTGTGTACTCCCAAGGTATTGCACGGTTCCAGCCCCGCACGATCATGACCAAACCCATCAGTGACTGTGATGCGAAGATCTCAACGTTGCTGGCATGGAACCGGGCCTATAAAACGCCCGCCCTGATGAATTTTATCGCAGTCGCAGAAGAGCTCTATCCCAACGCGTCATAA
- a CDS encoding TRAP transporter substrate-binding protein, whose translation MKIIRTLGSCAMVTALSVIAGQAETIQRDFKVVGTWGNLSSWQNVEQPFWSEKLPAATGGRITGNAIPITKAGLKGTEVMRLLKLGVFEVAHGLGSYVASENPAIEGTDLSSIAPDFATMRQIAAAYEPTMDQTFRDVYGATIVSLHPWPASMIYCVEPIASIDDLKGRKIRVHSATLGDFVEGAGGVVVTLPFAEVVPALEKGVADCAVTDPVSAFKAKWHEVINHVFTLPIGYSITFTAVNADLWDGLDEESRSVMQAAFDEMEDAGWAIAESEQAMGVGCLTGTVECTMGEAGAASLNTPSPDDEAARQAILSDFVLKRWSDRCGNDCVSAWNETAGAAAGLSAPTN comes from the coding sequence ATGAAAATTATCAGAACTTTAGGGTCTTGCGCCATGGTAACTGCATTGTCCGTAATCGCGGGCCAAGCAGAGACGATTCAACGTGATTTCAAAGTCGTCGGCACATGGGGCAACCTGTCGTCATGGCAGAATGTCGAACAGCCGTTCTGGAGCGAAAAGCTGCCTGCCGCGACAGGCGGCAGGATCACAGGCAACGCCATCCCGATCACCAAAGCGGGCCTTAAGGGCACCGAAGTGATGCGCCTGCTGAAGCTTGGTGTTTTCGAGGTCGCGCATGGGTTGGGCAGCTATGTTGCATCCGAAAACCCTGCGATTGAGGGCACGGATCTTTCCAGCATCGCACCTGACTTTGCCACGATGCGTCAGATCGCGGCGGCCTATGAGCCGACAATGGATCAGACGTTCCGCGATGTATACGGGGCCACGATTGTGTCGCTGCATCCCTGGCCTGCGTCCATGATTTACTGTGTTGAGCCAATCGCCAGCATCGATGATCTGAAGGGACGTAAAATACGGGTCCACTCTGCTACCTTGGGTGATTTTGTCGAAGGTGCAGGCGGCGTTGTCGTCACATTGCCCTTTGCCGAAGTTGTTCCTGCACTTGAAAAGGGGGTCGCCGATTGCGCGGTCACTGATCCGGTTTCAGCCTTCAAGGCGAAATGGCATGAGGTTATCAACCATGTCTTTACCCTGCCGATTGGCTATTCGATCACCTTTACCGCGGTGAATGCAGATCTTTGGGATGGCCTCGACGAGGAAAGCCGCTCAGTCATGCAGGCCGCGTTTGACGAGATGGAAGACGCCGGCTGGGCCATTGCGGAATCCGAACAGGCCATGGGCGTTGGATGTCTGACCGGCACGGTTGAATGCACGATGGGCGAAGCAGGTGCCGCATCGTTGAACACGCCCAGCCCGGACGACGAGGCGGCACGTCAAGCCATCCTCAGCGACTTTGTCCTCAAGCGGTGGTCTGATCGCTGCGGCAACGATTGTGTCTCGGCATGGAACGAGACAGCAGGCGCTGCGGCGGGCCTGAGTGCCCCCACGAACTAA
- a CDS encoding TRAP transporter large permease → MLGTASGILFGLIALSVPIAAVIGILALALAYIYSPMPLYLAAGDIFWTNSIDFILTAVPLFILMGEILLRADVAKKMYAALSHWLSWLPGGLMHSNISACTLFAATSGSSIATAATVGTVAMPQIEKDGYNPRLFMGTLAAGGTLGILIPPSINMIVYALLTDTSVPQLYMAGFIPGAILAGLFMLTVLIACIIKPSWGGTRGHSDWGARIRALPDLLPPLGIFLIVVGSIYAGIATPTEAASLGVVSSLALAAWNGKVSINMLQQAVEGTMRTTAMVMLIVFAAVFLNFVLAVVGLTELMSSFVNGLGLEPMQTMIVIVIAFMILGCFMEAFSLLLIATPLLAPIVAGMGFDLIWFGILMMLMLETALITPPIGINLYVIQGVRKNGPISDVIIGTLPFLVALILMIVLLLAFPQIALWLPGVIK, encoded by the coding sequence ATGCTGGGCACAGCCTCGGGAATTTTATTCGGCCTGATCGCGCTTAGCGTTCCAATCGCTGCGGTGATTGGCATACTGGCTCTGGCGCTGGCGTATATCTACTCGCCGATGCCGCTTTATCTTGCTGCTGGTGACATCTTCTGGACCAACAGCATCGATTTCATTCTCACGGCAGTGCCTCTGTTCATCCTGATGGGCGAAATCCTGTTGCGGGCAGATGTAGCCAAAAAGATGTATGCGGCCCTGTCGCATTGGCTGTCATGGCTGCCCGGCGGGTTGATGCACTCCAACATCAGCGCCTGTACGCTGTTTGCGGCAACCTCTGGGTCGTCCATTGCGACGGCGGCGACGGTGGGCACGGTTGCCATGCCCCAAATCGAAAAGGACGGCTATAACCCGCGCCTGTTCATGGGTACTTTGGCGGCGGGTGGCACTTTGGGTATCCTGATCCCGCCATCCATCAACATGATCGTCTATGCGCTGCTGACCGATACCTCGGTGCCGCAACTCTATATGGCGGGCTTCATACCGGGGGCGATCCTCGCTGGCCTGTTCATGCTGACCGTGCTGATCGCCTGCATTATCAAACCATCCTGGGGCGGCACACGCGGTCACAGTGACTGGGGCGCGCGGATCAGGGCCTTGCCCGATTTACTGCCGCCGCTTGGTATTTTCCTGATCGTTGTCGGATCCATCTACGCAGGGATCGCCACCCCGACGGAGGCCGCGTCACTGGGTGTTGTCTCTTCCTTGGCGCTGGCCGCGTGGAACGGCAAAGTCTCAATAAACATGCTGCAGCAGGCCGTTGAGGGCACAATGCGGACCACTGCCATGGTGATGTTGATCGTCTTTGCCGCTGTCTTTTTGAACTTCGTGCTCGCCGTTGTTGGCCTGACGGAGTTGATGAGCAGCTTTGTCAACGGTCTGGGGCTTGAACCGATGCAGACCATGATCGTGATCGTCATCGCCTTCATGATCCTCGGCTGCTTTATGGAGGCTTTCTCACTTTTGCTGATCGCGACCCCGTTGCTTGCACCAATTGTTGCGGGCATGGGGTTTGATCTGATCTGGTTCGGCATCCTGATGATGCTGATGCTGGAAACGGCGCTGATCACGCCGCCGATCGGGATCAACCTCTATGTGATTCAGGGTGTGCGCAAAAACGGGCCCATCAGTGACGTGATAATAGGCACCCTGCCCTTTCTGGTGGCGTTGATCCTGATGATCGTGCTGCTGCTGGCCTTCCCGCAGATCGCGCTTTGGCTGCCCGGTGTAATAAAATGA
- a CDS encoding ABC transporter permease translates to MNKTLISWLQILPMATILIAFVGIPLATVVSLSFWTFDGLEYFPDFTLENYTKVFSSWVTWKIFFNTIRYAAITWAIALVIGFTVSYYLVFYVKNLKIQIALFLLCTIPFWTSTVIRMISWIPFLGREGIFNTALMSTGVINQPLEFLLFSDFAVILTYVNLFTLFMIVPIFNAMVKINPNVIEAAEDAGASQLQILWNVIIPLTRTGIALGTIFVVTLVMGDFFIVRVMSGGQSTSVVSAMKNNIDQLFYPQAAAMAVLLIAVVVFMVSVILRVVDVRAELAK, encoded by the coding sequence ATGAACAAGACATTGATTTCATGGCTGCAAATCCTGCCAATGGCGACGATTTTGATCGCCTTTGTGGGCATTCCGCTCGCCACTGTCGTATCGCTCAGCTTTTGGACTTTTGACGGTCTGGAGTATTTTCCCGACTTCACATTGGAAAACTACACCAAGGTGTTTTCCTCCTGGGTCACATGGAAGATATTCTTCAACACGATCCGCTATGCGGCCATCACATGGGCCATCGCGCTGGTGATCGGTTTCACCGTTTCCTACTACCTTGTTTTTTATGTCAAAAACCTGAAGATACAGATCGCGCTGTTCTTGTTGTGCACGATCCCCTTCTGGACCTCGACAGTCATTCGCATGATTTCATGGATCCCGTTTCTGGGCCGAGAGGGGATTTTCAACACCGCGCTGATGTCGACAGGAGTGATCAACCAACCCCTCGAATTTCTGTTGTTCTCCGATTTTGCCGTGATCCTGACCTATGTGAACCTGTTCACGTTGTTCATGATCGTCCCGATCTTTAACGCGATGGTAAAGATCAACCCGAATGTCATTGAAGCCGCGGAGGATGCAGGTGCGAGCCAGCTGCAGATCCTGTGGAACGTGATCATCCCCTTGACCCGCACCGGCATCGCGCTTGGCACGATTTTTGTCGTGACGCTAGTGATGGGTGATTTCTTTATCGTCCGCGTGATGAGCGGCGGGCAAAGCACGTCTGTCGTCTCCGCGATGAAGAACAACATTGATCAGCTGTTCTATCCGCAAGCGGCTGCCATGGCGGTGCTGTTGATCGCGGTGGTGGTTTTTATGGTGTCGGTCATCCTGCGTGTGGTCGATGTGCGCGCCGAGCTGGCGAAATAG
- a CDS encoding ABC transporter ATP-binding protein produces MSKTGEIVLEKITKSFGNFQAVGTVDQVIEGGSYCCMIGPSGCGKSTLLRMIAGHETPTSGRILIGGNDVTTMRTGERGTALMFQDYALFPHLNLKDNVAFSLKIHGVAKPARQEQAMEMLARVELANLADRMPFELSGGQRQRVALARALITNPQVLLLDEPLSALDEFLRLKMRVELKRLQDDLGITFIHVTHTQPEAIALADKVIVMDHGIIEQADHPRAVYDQPYSPYIARFMGGQNVVTGTIAATNGSQVVAEAEGGARFDLPVKRDMAIGDPISFAVRRDKIRIVSKAEQDMNTLQGEVINVEYQGTFVKVGLNTTQDDEFIVYMDDRAYFDNPLKVGDAVISEWSSDNVCHLLGTNNSSGD; encoded by the coding sequence ATGAGCAAAACGGGCGAAATTGTACTGGAAAAGATTACCAAGTCCTTTGGGAATTTTCAGGCCGTTGGTACTGTCGATCAGGTGATCGAAGGGGGCAGCTATTGCTGTATGATCGGCCCTTCCGGCTGCGGAAAATCCACGCTCTTGCGGATGATCGCGGGGCATGAAACGCCGACCTCGGGCCGTATTCTGATTGGCGGAAATGACGTCACAACCATGCGCACGGGCGAACGTGGTACGGCGTTGATGTTTCAGGATTACGCCCTGTTTCCGCATCTCAACCTGAAAGACAATGTCGCGTTCAGCCTCAAGATACATGGCGTGGCAAAACCGGCGCGGCAGGAACAGGCGATGGAAATGCTGGCACGGGTTGAGCTTGCGAACCTCGCAGATCGTATGCCCTTCGAGCTTTCGGGCGGGCAACGGCAACGCGTCGCCTTGGCTAGGGCCTTGATCACGAACCCGCAGGTCCTGCTTCTGGACGAACCGCTATCCGCACTCGATGAATTCCTGCGGCTCAAGATGCGGGTCGAACTCAAGCGACTGCAGGATGATCTGGGCATTACCTTCATTCACGTCACCCACACCCAACCCGAGGCGATTGCGCTGGCGGACAAAGTCATCGTGATGGATCACGGCATCATCGAACAGGCGGACCATCCGCGTGCCGTTTATGACCAGCCATACAGCCCCTATATCGCCCGCTTCATGGGCGGCCAGAACGTGGTGACAGGCACGATTGCGGCCACAAACGGGTCGCAGGTCGTGGCCGAAGCCGAAGGTGGCGCGCGCTTTGATCTGCCCGTCAAACGGGACATGGCCATCGGTGATCCGATCAGCTTTGCCGTGCGCCGGGACAAAATCCGCATCGTTTCCAAGGCAGAGCAAGACATGAACACCCTGCAAGGTGAGGTCATCAACGTCGAATATCAGGGGACATTCGTCAAAGTCGGCTTGAATACGACGCAGGACGATGAATTCATCGTATATATGGACGACCGCGCATATTTTGATAACCCGCTCAAAGTCGGTGACGCTGTGATTTCGGAATGGTCGTCAGACAATGTCTGCCACTTGCTGGGCACCAACAATTCCAGCGGCGATTAA
- a CDS encoding TRAP transporter small permease subunit: MYNTLLARLTTTSRIAVWIGGSMMLFAAFMVSIDVLCRKFFGISLAGSDEISGYLFAISTAFAFPFALLQKANVRIDVGYQMFPRIGRALLDILGLSLLTFFVVIVTWRALLMVSVTWENNSHSITPLHTPLIIPQGLWVLGWCLFCFTLFVVLYGMISALVRGRFDTLHALGGATSMEEEIKEETSGLLDDPSTARRD, from the coding sequence ATGTACAACACTTTGCTTGCAAGACTGACGACCACATCCCGCATCGCCGTATGGATCGGTGGGTCGATGATGTTGTTCGCCGCCTTCATGGTCTCCATTGATGTGCTGTGTCGCAAGTTTTTCGGGATTTCGCTGGCAGGGTCAGATGAAATCTCCGGCTATCTCTTTGCCATATCCACCGCCTTTGCCTTTCCTTTCGCGCTTTTGCAAAAAGCGAACGTGCGCATCGACGTAGGCTATCAGATGTTTCCACGCATTGGACGCGCGCTTCTGGATATTCTGGGGCTGTCCCTTTTGACCTTCTTTGTCGTGATCGTCACATGGCGCGCCCTGCTGATGGTGTCGGTCACATGGGAAAACAACTCTCATTCCATCACACCGCTTCATACCCCGCTTATCATCCCGCAAGGCCTTTGGGTGCTGGGTTGGTGCTTGTTTTGTTTCACGCTGTTCGTGGTTCTTTACGGCATGATCTCGGCACTGGTGCGCGGACGGTTCGACACATTGCATGCACTCGGTGGGGCAACCTCGATGGAAGAAGAGATCAAGGAAGAAACAAGCGGGCTTCTTGACGATCCATCGACAGCCAGAAGGGACTAA